In Juglans microcarpa x Juglans regia isolate MS1-56 chromosome 8D, Jm3101_v1.0, whole genome shotgun sequence, the following are encoded in one genomic region:
- the LOC121242339 gene encoding protein NUCLEAR FUSION DEFECTIVE 4-like, translating into MILISGLFISFWKNKFPPWVVLLIGSLACFSGYGVLWLAVSRTVQSLPYWSLCLALCVAANSNAWFSTAVLVTNMRNFPLSRGTVAGILKGYVGLSAAVFTEIYSVLLHSSSSNLLLFLALGIPMLCYLL; encoded by the exons ATGATTTTGATTTCAGGGCTGTTTATTTCATTCTGGAAAAACAAGTTTCCTCCTTGGGTTGTTCTCTTGATTGGTTCTCTGGCTTGCTTCTCTGGTTATGGCGTTCTCTGGCTCGCTGTGAGCAGAACTGTGCAGTCCCTTCCTTACTGGTCG TTGTGTCTTGCTCTTTGTGTTGCGGCCAATAGTAATGCTTGGTTTAGCACAGCTGTTCTTGTAACCAATATGAGAAACTTCCCTCTCAGCCGAGGCACTGTTGCAGGTATTCTCAAAGGTTATGTGGGGCTCAGTGCTGCGGTATTTACAGAAATCTACAGTGTACTGCTTCATAGTTCCTCCTCTAATCTTCTGTTGTTCCTCGCACTTGGGATTCCTATGCTATGTTACCTTTTATGA